A part of Larimichthys crocea isolate SSNF chromosome VII, L_crocea_2.0, whole genome shotgun sequence genomic DNA contains:
- the LOC109141339 gene encoding claudin-3: MSIGLELIGISLCILGWIIAIVACALPMWRVTAFIGSNIVTAQIIWEGLWMNCVVQSTGQMQCKVYDSMLALSQDLQAARALTVISILLAILAVLIAIAGAKCTNCIDDEPSKSKVMIISGVFFIVSGVMQLIPVSWAANTIIRDFYNPLLTDAQRRELGAALYIGWAAAALLVLGGGLLCCSCPPRETRYNPSRMAYSAPRSAGGPGLERKDYV, encoded by the coding sequence ATGTCTATAGGGCTGGAGTTGATAGGCATCTCCCTGTGCATTTTGGGATGGATTATTGCCATCGTGGCGTGCGCCCTCCCCATGTGGAGGGTAACGGCTTTCATCGGCAGCAACATCGTGACGGCTCAGATCATCTGGGAGGGCCTGTGGATGAACTGCGTGGTCCAGAGCACAGGCCAGATGCAGTGTAAGGTCTACGACTCCATGCTCGCCCTCTCTCAAGACCTCCAAGCTGCCCGCGCCCTCACCGTTATCTCCATCTTATTGGCCATCCTGGCCGTGCTCATTGCCATCGCCGGGGCCAAGTGCACCAACTGCATTGACGATGAGCCATCCAAGTCCAAGGTGATGATCATCTCCGGGGTCTTCTTCATTGTTTCTGGGGTCATGCAGCTCATTCCTGTCTCCTGGGCGGCCAACACCATAATCAGGGACTTCTACAACCCTTTGCTGACCGATGCTCAGCGGAGAGAGCTCGGGGCCGCACTGTACATCGGCTGGGCAGCGGCTGCCCTCCTGGTGCTTGGCGGCGGATTGCTCTGCTGCTCCTGTCCGCCACGTGAGACCAGATACAACCCTTCACGGATGGCTTACTCTGCCCCGCGGTCTGCAGGTGGCCCAGGGTTAGAAAGGAAAGACTATGTATGA
- the LOC109141675 gene encoding claudin-4, which yields MSSSGLEVLGVTMAVLGWLFAAVSCALPMWRVSAFIGTTVITAQIFWEGLWMECVFESTGQMVCKIHDSMLALNGDVQAARALTILSIVMGILGILVAIMGSNCTNCVEEESAKVHMMRAAGVAFILASLAELIPVSWYAHSIITDFHNPAVIKGRKREIGAALYVGWAAAAFLLIGGSVLCCISSPRPERSHRRPPNMLSAHARSNASSGYNRKDYV from the coding sequence ATGTCTTCATCGGGACTGGAGGTACTTGGAGTGACCATGGCCGTCCTGGGATGGCTCTTTGCCGCTGTATCCTGCGCCTTGCCCATGTGGAGAGTGTCAGCGTTCATTGGGACAACCGTTATCACAGCCCAGATCTTCTGGGAAGGCCTCTGGATGGAGTGCGTCTTCGAAAGCACAGGTCAGATGGTGTGTAAGATCCACGACTCCATGTTGGCTCTAAATGGAGATGTCCAGGCTGCCCGTGCCCTCACTATCCTCTCCATCGTGATGGGGATTCTGGGAATCTTGGTTGCCATCATGGGGTCAAATTGCACCAACTGCGTGGAAGAAGAGTCGGCCAAGGTTCACATGATGAGGGCCGCCGGGGTGGCCTTCATCCTGGCTTCTCTGGCCGAGCTGATCCCTGTGTCCTGGTATGCGCATAGCATCATCACAGACTTCCACAATCCAGCTGTAATTAAGGGACGCAAGAGAGAGATAGGTGCAGCTCTTTACGTGGgctgggctgctgctgcctttctgcTCATCGGAGGGAGCGTCCTCTGCTGCATTTCTTCCCCACGACCTGAGCGAAGTCACAGGCGTCCACCAAATATGCTGAGCGCCCACGCCAGGTCTAACGCCTCGAGTGGTTACAACAGGAAAGACTACGTCTGA